Proteins from a genomic interval of Lycium ferocissimum isolate CSIRO_LF1 chromosome 2, AGI_CSIRO_Lferr_CH_V1, whole genome shotgun sequence:
- the LOC132034480 gene encoding amino acid transporter AVT3B-like has product MGFDKDKASSSSHVLQIPREDTPLLTDTQHLSSSSKTFANVFIAVVGAGVLGLPYSFKKTGWVMGTLMLFSVASLTYYCMMLLVYSRRKLESHYKVAKISSFGDLGYAVCGSIGRCTVDAMIVLSQAGFCISYLIFIANTLAYIFNYSVTNQEPKIMGLSPKKVYIWSCLPFQLGLNSIPTLTHLAPLSIFADVVDLGAMGVVMVEDVLIFLKNRPVLEAFGGFSVFFYGLGVSVYAFEGVGMVLPLEAEMKDKDKFGKILGLSMTFISLMYGSFGVLGYFAFGEETKDIITTNLGRGLLSTLVQIGLCINLFFTFPLMMNPVYEVMERRFCEGRYCFWLRWIVVLSVTLVALMVPNFADFLSLVGSSVCIVLGFVLPAMFHLIVFKNELGWRCLAFDAALVLMGAFLAVYGTYSSMLEIFGVKA; this is encoded by the coding sequence ATGGGGTTTGATAAAGACAAAGCAAGTTCATCATCCCATGTTCTACAAATCCCAAGAGAAGATACACCACTTTTAACAGACACCCAACACCTTTCTTCATCCTCCAAAACTTTTGCTAATGTTTTCATAGCAGTGGTTGGAGCTGGAGTTCTTGGCCTTCCTTATAGTTTCAAGAAAACAGGATGGGTTATGGGTACTCTCATGCTTTTCTCAGTAGCCTCACTTACTTACTATTGTATGATGCTTTTGGTCTATTCAAGAAGAAAGCTTGAATCCCATTACAAAGTTGCCAAGATTTCATCTTTTGGTGACTTGGGATATGCTGTGTGTGGATCCATAGGTAGATGTACTGTAGATGCTATGATTGTTCTTTCCCAAGCTGGTTTTTGCATCAGTTACCTGATTTTCATAGCCAATACTTTAGCATACATATTTAACTATTCTGTGACAAATCAAGAACCCAAAATCATGGGGTTGTCACCTAAGAAGGTGTATATTTGGAGTTGTTTGCCATTTCAGTTGGGGTTAAATTCAATTCCTACCCTTACCCATTTAGCCCCTTTGAGTATATTTGCTGATGTTGTTGATTTAGGTGCTATGGGGGTAGTTATGGTTGAGGATGTGTTGATCTTTCTCAAGAACAGACCAGTTCTTGAAGCATTTGGTGGGTTCAGTGTTTTCTTCTATGGTCTTGGTGTCTCTGTTTATGCTTTTGAAGGTGTTGGAATGGTTTTACCTTTGGAAGCAGAGATGAAAGACAAGGacaaatttgggaaaattttgggcTTGTCAATGACTTTCATTTCTTTGATGTATGGTTCTTTTGGAGTATTAGGTTATTTTGCCTTTGGTGAAGAGACTAAAGATATAATCACTACCAATCTTGGGAGGGGATTGCTTAGCACCTTAGTGCAGATTGGACTCTGCATAAATCTGTTTTTTACTTTCCCACTGATGATGAACCCAGTTTATGAAGTGATGGAAAGGAGATTTTGTGAAGGCAGATACTGTTTTTGGCTAAGATGGATTGTTGTTTTGTCAGTCACTTTAGTGGCATTGATGGTGCcaaattttgctgattttttGTCACTAGTTGGGAGCAGTGTGTGCATTGTTCTTGGGTTTGTGTTGCCTGCTATGTTTCACTTAATTGTGTTCAAGAACGAACTTGGCTGGCGTTGTTTGGCTTTTGATGCTGCACTTGTTTTAATGGGTGCATTTCTTGCAGTCTATGGAACCTATTCTTCCATGCTGGAGATCTTTGGAGTCAAAGCTTGA